Genomic DNA from Clostridium sp. BJN0013:
TTCCCCGACGCTCCGTTCGCGCCGAGCGTCCCCAACGGCACTTCCGACATAAGATCACCTGCGTAAACGGGTACCGCTCTGTTAATCACCGTCCAGCCTGAACCGGATGTTTCCTTGATTCTCACGCCGAGTGCGATTCCGCTTCCTGTCTGCGCCGCCGTCAGCCTGTTCCAATCCGAATAGGACGTGGGGGCGGCGTCACCGATACCGGAGGTTGCTTTCAGGCCCACGACGGAAACTTTAACAGGAAAAGTGGAATGATTGGTGATTGGAATGTCCGGCGTGGTAAACGGCATGTTACTGTTCGGGTCAATCGCGTAGCTGATACTGACCGGATGCGTCATGGATACCAACTCGTCTACAGGATAGTGGGCGACGGATGAAATGTTCCCAGCCTTGTCCACGGCGGCAACATGAATGTAGAAGCTGCTGCCGGACGGGCGGGAAAAAGTGTAACTGTCCGATGTAGCCGTAATGCTCCCGTCCGGGACAGTATTGGGTTTGCTGTCCACCACGATGGAGTAGCCTTTCATCCCGGTTTTCAAAGACGTGGAAATAACCGGGGAATCGTATTTCGCGCCGTCGTTTTGCCCTGTGGCCTCTACATAGTATTGATAGCCAGTGGCGTTGTCCTGCGAGGAATACTGAACGGTATACTGTGTTCGATTGGAATTGTGCGTAACGCCGGAAATGGTCGGTTCGTCCGGTGCGTCCAAATCCTGTCCCTTATGGTCGTTCCAGCTTGTGTCGGTCGTGATCTGGGCAAGGTAAAACAGGGTGTTGGCCGTGACGCGCTGCTCGTCCGGCGTGGCTTCCCCATTGGAGTGACCGGTCTGAATCATAGCGCAGTTTGACCAACTGGTGAGATAAAACGTATTCGTACCCTGCCCACCGGAGCCGGTTGCCGCCGTGCTGTTAGGGTATGTGTAGGGCTGTTGATATGTCATCCACACGTCCCCGAAAGCAAGTTGATTGGAATGAGATAGCGGAACATTCAGAACCGTGCCTACGTCCCCGATTTTCCACGGGTAGTTGGTGAGCAGACCCTTTTTAGCAACTTTGATCTGGGCGCTGCCGAGCACCGTGTAATGCGGGATAGTCTGAATATTGCAGTAATGGACCAGCTTAAAAAAGTTCGGCATGGAAATCTGGTCGTTGTCTACCATCGTGTCATGCCCGAACAGAACGCCCCGCCCGGTTTTGATAAAGGCGTCGGTCTTGGTTTCCGCCGCGGCGGACAAATCCTGACTTGCAAAAGCATCCCACGCGCCGAAGTATAGCACGTCGTATTTGTAACTGCCGTCCGCATTTTTCAGGTAGGCGTCCGGGCTGGCGTTGAAATCGGAAATCGAAACGGTGTCCACGGAAATAAGACCCTTGCCGTAGCCTTTGGAATCGTATTCGTTCGGCGTTTCCATCCACATTTTGAGGGACGCCGACTTCGGCAGGGTGTAGTTCTTGCCCTCCCATGTCGTAAAGGAAACGATCGGCGCGACAACGGGATAGATATTCAGAACCTTCGCGTGGTCTTTGGCGGGGATGCTCTGAAAGGTCGATTCATGCGCGGACTTGGAATAGAGCATATAGCTGTACGGCTGGCTTTTATCGCTGTTTGTCCAGTTCAGCGCCACATAGTTCCCGGACGGGTTCGACGTCGCAGTCAGCGACAGAACCGACGCGGCGGAAGCCGTGGCGCTGGGAGAAAAACCGGATAACAGAAAACTGGCGGCAAGCAGAGGTACAAGTAACAGCCGCCTGAATGATTGCCTCAAATGGAAACCCTCCTTTCGGCGTGGAAGATTGGCCAGGAAAATCCCGGCCAATTCCCACCTGTGCCTTTATGCAAGCTGGAACTGGAAAACAAGCTGATGATTGGCTGTGTACGCCCCGTCGAACGCAAGGCCGTAGTCTGCCGTCAGGGACAGCGCGCCGGAAGTGTTCGGATTCAGCGTCCCGACCTGTAACGGCGAATCGTTCACCGCCCAATGGGTAGATGTGCTATACCCGCTGTTCCAGCCGGAATTGGCCTTTGCCGCAATGCCGAGCGCGATGTACTTTTTGGAATCCGCGAGGTTGAGCGAGCGCCACGCTTTCGCGGACGGATCAACGTCAGTGAAGGTCAGAGAGCCGCCCGAAGCGGCTTTCAGGGATTCCACCGTGGCGATCACCGCGACTTTGGTGTTGTTGGTTACGGTAATGTCGGGTGCGGTAAAGGTTTCGGCGTCCGGGCTGATGGCGTAGGCCACGTTGATCGGATGGGTAACGGAAATGGTCAGCGGCGAAATAGAGCCGTTGATCGTCACGTTTCCCGTTACGCTGCCTGTGCCGGTGTCGGTCTTGTCGGCGGCGAACGCCGGAACCACCGCCGATACGCCGAGCACGGCAAAAGTGACAATGCCCGCGAGAAACTTTCTGAACCTGTTTTTCATTGAAAAACCTCCTGTATGTTTTTATTTCAACCGCAAACACGGTTGATTACGAAACGGAAAGATGAATTTTATAATCGGCCATTCCAAGGTAAGCCTTTGTATCCTTGCTGTAATACCGGATCGTTGCCGTCACGCAGTAATTTCCGGGTGAAACCTGTCGGGAAAGGGTGAGGCCGTTGATGTGCTGTCCCGGATAGATCGGTACGGATTTTGCTACAGTTTCGCCGTCCAGCACGATTTCACACTGCATAACGACGCTGTTAGAGGATGAATTCTCCACTTCCCATGTACCGGCGCTGCCTTTTGCACCGCTGGAGAAGGATGCCTGCGCACTCACTTTGTCGGTGACGGTGACTTCCTGCTTTTGAAGCCGGGACAGAATTTCCTGCCGTGACGGGGTGCTTCCGCTTCCCGGTTCCGCGCTTCCGGTATCGTCCAAAGACGGAACGGAACTGGAAGGCGGCGGATTCGGGGAGGGATGCTGATTTTCGCAGCTTCGCAACAGGAGAAGCAGAAGAAGTAGCAACAGCAGAAGAATTCCAAGGATGTACGGCCATCTGTGCTTCCGCTTTTTATCCTCCTTTCTACACCTGCTTTCGTTGATTTTTTCATTTACCATGTGATTACCTCCTTAGTGTGCCGTGTACATTGAATCCCGATATGCATCATAGCTTCAGCTCCATGCCGCCGCTCTGTTCCTGCTCTTTCCGATGCGCGTCCAGAATTTCCTGTGTCGGATAGAGGAGCTTTCCATTCTCCATCTCAAAGACGCAGAAGTCATTCCGGTCGCAGATCATGATCCGGTACTGGTAGTCCTTCTGCATGCCGATGTAGTCCCTGACCTCCTGCGGGATGCACAGTGCGACGCCGGAGGTATAGCGGCCATCCGGCAGAAAACAATAGCCGCTGTACTGCGGCTCATGGCTTTTCAAGTCCAGCGCGCCGTTCGGACGGATTTGTGAGAGCTGGAGGCGGGCCTGCTCAGAGAGGGCCTCCGGCTTTGCGATGCCAAGCACGTCGCTCCGGTTCCAGCGGACATGTTCGCCGTCCGCCAGAGAAATCGTGAAAATGGAGCGGCCGATTGGGTTGGAGTTGCTGCCGTTACCTCCGGTGCAGAAATAGAGCTGGTGCTTGGCGTTCCTGAAATTCTCCGACAGCACGGAAGGATGAAGGACGATGACCTTTCCCGCGATGGACATGTCATAGCCCGTTTGCAGGCAATCCTCCTGTGCCAGCAGTGCTTTCTCAGTCAATTTGGGTCACCTCCCGAAATATATTCATTCGTTCATTCCATACCCGCTGTGTAGGACAGACGAGCTTTCCCGCCGTGATTTCCAGAACAAAGTAACCTTCCTTGCCGCAGATCAAGACGCGGTGCTGATAGGGCATTTGCAGTTCCGCATACGCCATCGCCTCCGTTTCGCCGCACAGATCGGCGCCGCCGGCATACCGGCCGTCCGGAAAGAAACAGAGTCCTCTGTACAGCAGCTCGTGGCGGCTCAGGCTCAATGCATCGGCCGGGCGGATTTGGGAAAGCCGGGTCTTTGCGCTGTCCGGCAGCAGTTCCGGCTTCAAAACCCCAATAACTTCACCGCGTTTATGCAGGGAGAAGTCGCCAGTGCACAAGGAGATCAGAAAAAGTGCGATGCCTTTTGGCCTGGCTCCGGCACCATTCCCGCACAGGCAAAAATATAACTGATCCGGATTCCCGGGAGGCGGTCCCTTCTGCCGCAGGACAACAACCTTGCCTTTCATGGAGCAGGAGGTGCCTTCTTCGGAGCAGTCCCGTTCAGTGTATTGCTCTTTCAGTTCCATGGCTTATCCCTCCGTTTTACGCATCAGCAGTTCCGTGAGGTCGGTGATCAGGCTCAGCCGGGTATTGTCCGGCATCCATTTGATCGCGGCGCGGACAAAGGCTTCCACCGCTTCCGGAGATTGGTCGCCCACTTCGATGAGATCCACTTTTTTCACGCTGACGGTTCCCTGGTTAATGTCCAGCCTGACGATATCGCCGTAGTCCATACCGGAGGCGGCGCGGTACTCCTTTGGGATGAGGACGCGGCCCTTGCCGTCCACAATTTTATATACAGGTTTTGCTTTCATACGAAGTAACCCTCCTTCTTCATAACCTCCCGAACGGTTTCGGGATGGATGCCATACGAATGGAACAGAGCCTTGAGGCCGTCAGGCAGACGGTTCAGGATGTCCGATTCCTTGATCACGATGGCTCCGGGGACGCAGGTGACATCCAGATCGCTGTCGACCGGAATGCCCGCAGCCTGCAGAAGCTCATGGGGCAGGGAGAAATCATCCTGGGATTCATCTTCCTCCGGTTCCTCACTCTCGTCACACTCCGGGGCGAAGGTGAACATGATCGGGTTTTCCGGCGTGATGACCATCACCGGGCAGGGAAGCTCCCCGTCCTCGGGGATCGTCAGGGTGACGCTCACCTCGCCGCCCGGATGAAAGCCGGCTGTATTCACAGAATCCGCAGGGAAGATCAATCGGCCCTCCTTGTCCACGCTTGCGCGCATTTTCATCAGTTTCATATTGTTTTCCTCCAAATCATTTAAATTGTTGTTTTATACCGAAAATCCGGCGATGTCGAAAAGCCCCAGCTGGGTCGGCATGTCCCGCAGCCGTTCGCCGGTATCGTAGTTGGAAATCAGGACTTCGGCGTATTCGCAGCCGTTGTCGTAACGTTGGGCGAGGTTGTTGATACGGCTGACCGCTTCGATGTGATAACCGTCATACAGTTCACGGATGAACGCACAGTCGTTGTAGCTGACCAGCCATTTGCCCTGACAGGCCGCCAGGGTGTCCCGCAGCCTCGCGTGATCTTCTTTTCTAAATTCCACGG
This window encodes:
- a CDS encoding DUF5057 domain-containing protein, producing the protein MRQSFRRLLLVPLLAASFLLSGFSPSATASAASVLSLTATSNPSGNYVALNWTNSDKSQPYSYMLYSKSAHESTFQSIPAKDHAKVLNIYPVVAPIVSFTTWEGKNYTLPKSASLKMWMETPNEYDSKGYGKGLISVDTVSISDFNASPDAYLKNADGSYKYDVLYFGAWDAFASQDLSAAAETKTDAFIKTGRGVLFGHDTMVDNDQISMPNFFKLVHYCNIQTIPHYTVLGSAQIKVAKKGLLTNYPWKIGDVGTVLNVPLSHSNQLAFGDVWMTYQQPYTYPNSTAATGSGGQGTNTFYLTSWSNCAMIQTGHSNGEATPDEQRVTANTLFYLAQITTDTSWNDHKGQDLDAPDEPTISGVTHNSNRTQYTVQYSSQDNATGYQYYVEATGQNDGAKYDSPVISTSLKTGMKGYSIVVDSKPNTVPDGSITATSDSYTFSRPSGSSFYIHVAAVDKAGNISSVAHYPVDELVSMTHPVSISYAIDPNSNMPFTTPDIPITNHSTFPVKVSVVGLKATSGIGDAAPTSYSDWNRLTAAQTGSGIALGVRIKETSGSGWTVINRAVPVYAGDLMSEVPLGTLGANGASGNLALTAKFGLAWANARTVSHELTLDFTIRIKQIILKIWKQAEWAENVLHSVTFYFQ
- a CDS encoding AbrB family transcriptional regulator translates to MKAKPVYKIVDGKGRVLIPKEYRAASGMDYGDIVRLDINQGTVSVKKVDLIEVGDQSPEAVEAFVRAAIKWMPDNTRLSLITDLTELLMRKTEG